A segment of the Lycium ferocissimum isolate CSIRO_LF1 chromosome 10, AGI_CSIRO_Lferr_CH_V1, whole genome shotgun sequence genome:
CACCCTTGCCGACCCTTGTATATGTTCCTTTTGATTATTATAGTTGTTGACTACATATAATTCAGATGCGACCTTGTTGACCTTAGTTGGTATTGTCTAGTTGCAGGTAGGCCTTGTGGCCTAAGCTAAGGGTTACCCCTGCAAGACTACAGTTACAGAGTGGTTCGCTTGGGCCGAGTGTGGCACCAGGTGCAGGTCATGCCTCACCaagtttggggtgtgacagatcaGAGGATGACACCTCAAATTCTTGAGTCTTTGGGGGCAAGGCTGTTCTAATTAGGCATGTCCTCCGGGCTCTATATGTTCATACATTGGCTGTTGTTCACCCTCCCAAATGCACTATTGAATCCATTGAAACTTACATTGCTAGATTTTTCTGGTCTGGTAATGAGATTGGTGGGAAACACCATTAGGTTTCGTGGTTCAATTTGTGCTTCCCTTATGATGAAGGTGGCTCTAACTTCAGAAGCCTTACTAACACTTGTAAAGCCGTTACTGCTAAACAGTGGTGGAAGTTAAGAACTTTTAATAACATATGGGCTCAATTTGTTAAGTCTAAATACTGTAATACCAACCACCCCATTAATATCCCGTGGGAACCCGGTCAATCACATAGTTGGAAAGCTATGTGTGAGATTAAGGCTACTATTGAGGATAATATCAAATAGAAAATCAGGAGTGGGAATGTAAATTTTTGGTATGATGATTGGTCTCCCATGGACCTTTGTATCAATCTGTTGAATATGACTTTGTTCATCAAATTATTCTTGTGAAGAAGGTCTTTAAAGATGGATAATAGGATTGGACCTGCTTAAGGAACCAACTCCCTTTGGACATCAAGAACTCTATTGGCAATACCTCTATCAATCTGTTTCCTGAACATGATGATATTCCTATATGGACTCCTGCCGAGAATGGCAAATTCTATGTTTCCTCTGCCCTGGAAACTGTTGAGGAAAAAAGGAACAATTCTCAATTTTAATCTAAAATCTGGCACAAGGATGTCCCTTTCAAGATGTCTTTCATCGCCTGGAGAGCCATTCACAATAGGCTTTCCACTAATGATAAAATCTTAAAATTTGGCATTGATATTGATACTAATTATAGTTGTTGTATGGATGCAGGTGTGGTACTTGCCTTGGAGACTGTAAAACATCTCTTTTACAATAGAGCTTTTGTAGAAAACATCTGGTAAGTTTTTGCAGGGAGGATAAGCATCAGATACAGAAACAACACCTTAAGGAACTTGCTATTTGATTGCTGGAACTACAAGATTAACTACTTTGTGGCTGCATACCTCCTGGAAATAATGCCACCCATTGTGATATAGGAGTTATGGAGGTCTAGGTGCAGCTCCAAATTTGACTCTGAAAAGCCCTCTATAATCAGATCCACCATGCTTATCTCCTTTAACACCTGTCACTTGATCAAAGCAAACTTACTGAAAATTGGGAAGAAGTTTGCTACATTTTGGATAAGAAGATGACTGAAACAACTTCTACTGTGGTCAAATGGATCAGACCATCCCCTCCTTTGCTGAAACTAAATACTGATGGTTCTTGTGTCAATGACATATGTGGAGGGGGTGGAGCTCTTAGAGATGAACTTGGTAAGGTTGTCATGGCATTCAACATACCTCTTGGTCCAGGAACTAGTAATCAGGCTGAGGCTGAGGCTCTTCTTTTTGGCCTGAAGTGGTGGACTAACAATGGTTTTTGCTCTATCATAGCTGAGATGGATTCCTTACTGTTACAAAATAACATCAATGGCATATGGCCTACACCTTGGAAATTGAAGATGCTGTCCAGGAGATCAAGGCCTTAAAGGGTATCCATGGAATCACTACATAACACTGCTATAGAGAGGCTAATAGAGTTGCAGACAAACTAGCCTCCCTAAGCCATACCCTCGACACTATACAAATATactcccaattttttttttatccctgGATGTGTGAAGGGACTTCTCAATATGGACAAATGGAATTTCCCTTCTTTTAGGATCATGAAATGTAAGCCAAATATCTTATACTATGATCCCCCATGATCCCTTCCCTTAGTGCTACTGTTGTTGGAGTTAGaaccactactaaaaaaattggattttcCGACCttaaaaaaccgacctcattTGAGGTCGGAAaacgacctcgtgaggtcggtaaaatcgtaatatttatttttcaatttttttaaaaataaaccgacctcgtgaggtcggtaatattaccaaaatttcaaaaaataaaaataccgTCCTCTCTACAAAAATTCATTTGATgcaaaatattataattttatttttaatttaaagaatACCGAGCCAAagctttattaaaaataaattttaaattatttttaataaaacgtattcttttaaattaaaaataaaattaaaaaataatatacataccgacctcatgaggtcggtataatttgtcaaaaaacataaaatacaGACCCTTTAATTTATCGATCtttcccctttctctctcttttcctctcACCTTCTCTCTCCCCCTCTCTCTCTAACCCTAATAACAGAGCTGCCAGTCACAGTCGTCAGGTTTGTCACCGCGTGACCTTCGCCGCAAATGCCATTGCTATCGCGTAGTCCACACTACTACAAAAATTGGTTTTACCAACCAAATTTTAGCGGCTATAAACAAATTGACGCCAATTTGTTATGTAAGATAAATCTTTACCGACAAATAAGCAATAGCCAGCAACGAATCTTTTTTCAATGACAATTGAAATGAATGGTCGTTAAAAATTATGTGTCAAGTCAAccttttattaatttttcatcttCCCTCCAAACTTTTCCGCCGTTCCCTCCTTTACTTTTATACATCAGgaagaagttttgaatttcttgaaatCCCAAAAATCGTACATACCCTAACTCACTTCATCTCCCTCGCTCCTCTATGTTctatctctttctctcttctctatAAGCAAAATAATACTTACAACTTGCATAACGCTAGGGTTTCAAAACCCTAAGGAAGAACCAGTAGTTACCTTCTCGGATCCTCACAGATATTGTTCAGGCCAGTACTCGATTTCTTAATTCACTAGACGATACTCTAATTTTAGTTATCATTAGTGTTTAAtccaagattttgaagaatttggatTTTCCTTTTTCGATGTCTGATTTGGGTAAAGAATTTGCCCCGTATGACTTTGTTTGTATATCCTGAATGTCttgattttttgtatatttctttttttttaattccgaTGTTGTCCTTGCCAATGGGGAGGAGGGACTTGCAGAATCCATAAGCTTTCATTCTTCCCCAGCAATTGCTAAATCTTGAATCTTTTGACTGGGCATCTTTATGCagattattttttgttgaagaTGTATTTCTTGCGTGTTCttcaaatataaatttttacttattttttatgtttggcTAGTATTCACAGATTTGTTTTTTTACCATCTCCCAGGGTATGAAGGAATCCAAAATAAAATGTGTTGTGGATTTCTTTTGTTCATTTATCTCAATCCAATACTAACCAAAAGCTAGCGTAGCTATTTTCTTATGTTCATTTATCTCAATCCAGCCGGACACGATGTATAACTATAGAAGTCACGACATCAAAACGTATTATAGTCAATTGGGTAAAGTTCTATGGAAAATGGAAGTGTTTGTGTATGTGTTTggtcaaaataaaataacttttgCATCCTTTGGTACAACGAATACCAATTTATTGCATTTGGATGTTTTAGTGGGATCTGGAGCCAGAAGGCACGCCTCTAGTGCAATTGAGATATGTTAAATTGTTATTGCTATTCAGttgatatttcatttttactGCTTGAATTCATGTGCTAGCTGATCGTAGCATGCTCTTTGTCACGTGCAAAGATTGGATCTTGTGAATATAATTTTCAGGGGAGGTAGGATTGGGCATATAACTGAAAACATAATATAAGGGTGTGTCCCTAGCAGATGATGTCTTAGATTTGAAGATGCTTAAAGAGTAATTTGTGATAGACAATGTGGTAAGATGATTAGATAGTTCCATGTATCATGTTTAATTTGTCTTGATGATTTCTGAGTTCTGCAATAAAtctatttgaaaaatgattaaaGCTTCTTTTCTTTCCCGATGAAGCTTAAATTCTGTTTGCTTATGAACCATGGACTCTAAACGGAAGATTCGCTAATTTGTAGTGCAAGCCTTATCTAGTTTGGACCTTATTCCTCCTTGTGCTCATACATTAATATTTTAGACGTGCATAGCTTTATTAAATAGTATTAGGTACATAAAAAAACATCAATATATCAGTGAGCTTTATGATTGCTTAATTAAGTTCTATTCTACTATCTTGTGTGCTCTTCAGTTTTTATTTCGTTTGGTCTAGCAGTCTGGCCACTGCTTGGATCCTTTTTACGTAGAAAGTGTACTATGTTGAAAATGTCCATCCAGGTGAAAAAGATCTTATACGTTTAATATCAAAAAGCTGCATCTAAAGTTCTTTTTCTTAAACCTTATCAACAACACGTTCTTGTTTTCTCTCAATTATGTTACTTTGGAAAAGATACATCTACAAAAATTGTCTAATAGAATTTAGTTAgcttggtgttttttttttttttccttttcaattctgactttgtgagtggtgtagaatcatacaaacataaactataataaaagGTTTGGCGGCTTATATGTATAGATGGCTAAGTGATATATGTGGACGTCATGTCTTCAACTCttttaaaattgattatttAATGATTTTCATATACACTCTCTGGTGGAGTGACTTAGCAAACTTATTCCACAGTACATGACTTGCAAATATTGAAGTAAGAATATTTTTCAGTACTGTATGTTGGTGTTCAATTTTGCATCTTAGAAGATTCTTATTAAGGTTTTGCCACTTCTTTGGTACTGTCCACAgatcataaataatattataggACTATACAGCTACTAAAACCAAGCAATTACACTTGCGATTGGGTAAACAATAGTATGGTTACCTCTTGAATGCAGTGAGGTTTAAGCATACACCATTCTATTATCAAAAATGGAATATTCATGCTTGTATTGAAATAAGTATAATAATATTTCCATGGTTTCAATTCATAGATTGTGAAAACACAGAATCTTGAAGTTCTGGTAACATATAAAGGTTTTAGAGAAGCTCACTTTCAGTTGACCCTTTATGGTATTCAGATTCCCACGATTAGAAGGCCAAGAAGACCTAGTGATTTGTATTTATTAGCTTATACATGCGTTTCTATATTTATCAATTCATAAATTTCCCTCTATATATACTTTGAAAGCTAACAACCCTTGCTGTCTTGATTTCCCTATCTAGTTCTAGTAGTAGTCGGAATGCGTAGCTAGCTCCTCCGCATCAGTCAGGCTAATGAATGATGGGAAGGGAATTAACAAAAGTAGCGCTTTCTAAGGTCAGTATCCTGAACATTGctatatgctttttttttttttttttttttctgttcaaGTTCAGTTGGATGTATTTTAGTTTTAAGATTCGCgtatttgttgtattttgttGGGAAGTTCTAAGAGACAGGGAAGGGGAAGAGGCCAGGAAAGGGAGGGAATCGATACTTTAAGAgtatttgttgtattttgttGAACATTTCACAGCCCCCTCTAATCAATGATTTTCcctttcatcatttttatcCATACAGCTGAACTTCTTAACTGCTGAGCTACTAAAGATTGTGTGCTCTTATTACTTGGCGGTGCATTATGTCGAATAGATTTTAAAGCTTAATTTGGAGTATATTTAGTCCCAAAAGTAATGTGTTCCGTTTAGGTTTATATTTACCATCATGTCTTCGGAACTTAAGTGTGCTGGAATTCTGAGTCAACTTGCACATTGCTCTCCCCATTCCCAAGTATGTTTCAGAGGTGATTcttaataaatattttgaataatcGATGCTGAATCAGTGGGTCGATGTGATGAAGATGAAAAGAGCTATTCATGAGGAGGTCATCAATAAAGTTCGTCAACAGCGCTCCAGTGTTGCTGCACCAAAGGTGAAGCTCTTTTCTATGTATGATCTTTTGTTCAGATGTTCTAGGAGTGTGCTCTCGAGTTGCTTTCATAGTGCAAACCGGAACCTTAAAGGACAGGGTATTATATGGATCTGTAATACGATATGTTCAGATGCTGGTAATTTCTGAAATTATTGACTTTAGTGCCTAGATACTCCCTTGAAATTCCTGCGTTATGGAGTGAGGTGCCCTTTGTTTACCAATTTTAGGTGCAGTACAACTTTCAAAATGCTGGAACATAGAGATATGCAATAGACATTGTTTCATTTCCAGTTAAACCTCAAACCTCAACCTGGTGAAGAACACGTGGGTGTTACTTGTCACATATTTAGTGTAAAAGTGGTTTAATATCTGTAGTCTCTTATTCTTTACCTCATATGTGTGTGACTTCATTTTATGCTGTTTTTCTTTGGTACAAATGTCCAAATTGAGCTGGAGTGTGTCGGAGTCCTTGTGTGGTCTCTGTCTATTAACTTCGGAAAGATACCCTTCAGGCGAGTATAACCATCCTGGAGGgcactataattttttttttttggttgcaaTTCTTTTTGGTTTTCAAATAAGAATCTTTGGTAAGAACTGAATATACGGATGTGGCAGACGTGGATTTGCAAATGGTCCAACACAGAAACCAAAGGACAGGGAAAATCTTATGCTGACTGAAAGTCCCTATGAGTGAGTTGTAAATACTGATGTTTAGACTATAAAATTGATGATACGTTGAGAAGTATCCTGAGTAGAAGATTAGTGCCATAAGACAGTATTTTTTGTTTGACCTGAACAAGCATGTTTATATTTTGGGGAAGTGACACGGGCATGGTGCAGCTCCCACTATTTAGCTGTTCGAAGTTCTGCCTTCAGCTATTTGGTCTGGAGAGGTCACCTTCTAGCTATTTGATATGATGTTATAAGAACCCTTCTCAGaatatgattttgttttatAATTTGCATGGTGATTAAATGTGTTCATTTGAATTTTGTTTCTATCCTATTGCAGGAAGATGATATTGATCCCACACCTTCAAAAAGGAAGGAGAAACAAGGTTTGTCCTTGTTCACTCTTCCTTTTTGTGGATCTGTCCCACTTTACCTCTTTCAGGAATATGTACTACTCGATAAATCATCTGTCCAGACATAGTGACACAAGATGTATTATCATCTTGGAATAGGAAGATGTGTAGCTATGAGCCCTgttgtaattttattttgaacaTATTGCGCCCCATTCATCAAATGGAAAGGACAGAGCACCTTTTAGATGAAGAAAGATAAAACGGTTTATATTCTCAATACATGACCTTATTGATATTCTCATATTCTGGATTCTGAGTGTAAATCTCAGATGATTTTTCAATAGCTTAAGGAGAAGGAGCCTTTCTCCTCCTTCACTGGATTTGGGTACTCATAATTTGCAAAGTTTTAAGATTTGCgtatttgttgtattttgttGGGCAGTTCTAAGAAGACAGGGAAGGGGAAGAGGCCAGGAAAGGGAGGGAATCGATACTTTAAGAGTATTGGTTTGGGATTCAAGACTCCTCGTGAGGCTACTGAAGGTTAATATTCTCATTTCCTATATTTATATGCTCAATTACTctatttcatttgtttatttatattagCTTTCGTAGTTAGTATAGTGAATATAGTGCTGCTGTATCAATTGGTGCATCTGGTGCTGCAACCCTCGGTTGTTTTCCTGCCTCTTGTGCAGCCTCAATTAAAGCATCATTGATAGGTTCCATAGCTTGATTCAATAGAGTTCCAATAGGCAATGCTCTTGCACCATGATGTGATAATACCTATCCCTAAAAGGAATTCATGACTTAAGTGTTTTTCTAGTTATGTTTCAGGACCCCTTTGATTTGCATTATTGAATATGTGTTGGATCAGTCTGGCTCATTGTTTCATTTGTGAAAGCAAGTTAAATTAAAACAAGGTTAACAACTTAATAtatgctttttcttttctcttgatAGGAGGGTGATGTGTTTGGAGTTTTATTTGACTATGGCCTCTTGATTAGACCTGACTAATGAAAGTGATCAGTTTGTTGTTGACAACATAAGTGCACAGTTAGAGGAGTTATTGAATTCCTTGCAGCAGCAACACTCTACAGTTGCCTCTCCTCTGTAACTGCTATTTGCTTGTCTCCACCTGATTGTTGTTCATTGTTGTCATTGATCACCATTGGCATAGTAGCCACAGTACCATGCACCAAGGCCAACTGTTGCTGAGTTTCCACACCTAGCATGCACCACAACTTCAGTGTTATCAGTATTAACTGCATTGTTCTGTGCATctccaatttttccaacttcctcCACTGCATCATGCACTTCATTATCCTTCCCTAAGGCTGCAAATTTATTAGCAGTGTGCACAGCACCAGCAGTTGCACCATTCTGCACATTACTAGTTCCTTGTGCACCATTATGTTTACCTCCgtgaacttgattttttttgtattcttcTTATCATTGTTTTGCTGCCACTGATATGGATCTTTGGTGTTGCCTAGCACTTTCCCACTTTGTAAGATTTTAATACCATCTCTTCTGCCTTTGTAGTTATTTTGCCACTGATTATTTCTCTGCTGCTTACTATTACCTTGAACTGCCACTTGAGCATTATTATCAGCAACTACAacctttttgaatttttcaacaTTACTAGTTCCTTGTTGTCCTCtaaatcttcttcaaattgaTCACAGAGTTGACACCCATTGTTTATGAACAGGTGATTGCCTCTTTTCTCCAGGgatgaacacaacaacaaaaaaaaaaaaaaaaaaaaaaaaaaaaaaaaggtttctcAACAGATTTAGCTAGTGGTGCGGATGATGATGGGACTCACGTGTCAAACACACAAAGGCAAGTTTGAATGTTAATGTGGTGGTGGATTTGTGGATTTGCGAGGGGTGAAGTAGTCTAATATGTTGTAGACTAACTTAGTGTAGACTAGTttaatgttttgtggatgtttacaaatgttgaagtagtttaatgttgttttgatgtttgCGAAGGTTGAAGTAGCTTAATTAATGTCTCTTGTGAATGTTTAATTGACGTTTTTATTCAACTTTGAAGTAGTTtcgaattgaatgtaatgtttTGGTGGTTGTAATATATGTGTTGTAATAATAGCTTAttgttttatgtatttatagCAGTTTGGTGTATTGTTGGCATCTATTTGAGCTGGTTTTAGTTGaaagtaaaattattttcattttgacaGGGGGGCAGCTGGAATAACAGCTATgtgctacaattttttttttaataccgaCCTCATAAGAGTcggttttgaaaattttctcgaaaattgcaaattaccgacctcatggaGTCGGTTTTTCGCAAAATTCTCCAGGGGAAttgcaaattaccgacctcatgagggtTTTCTACAAAAAATTTTCGGGAAtgcaaattaccgacctcacgaggtcggttttcttgaaaacataTGGCAATTACCAACCTCATAAgtcggttttttaaaaaattttccaCAAATTctaaattaccgacctcatgaggtcgggtTTTGGCAAAATAGGACGACAGAAATctcttacaatatatatatatattatatatatattcatataacttaCCGACCCCACGAGGCCGGTAAACTaatatcattatattattaatataatttaccgacctcacgaggtcgtactttatataaataatagcgactaaaaaaatattaccgacctcaatgaggtcggttttttgcgaccatgaggtcggtaataatTCCGACCACTCTTTTCCGACCTTCAATCGAGGTCGGTTTTGAGGTCGGTTTTTGcccaaaaccgacctcatgaggtcggtaattgaCCTTTTTTGAGGTCGgaaaatccaatttttttagtagtgaactCCCCCTTTCCCACATTCAAATAGT
Coding sequences within it:
- the LOC132035519 gene encoding putative DEAD-box ATP-dependent RNA helicase 29 gives rise to the protein MLNQWVDVMKMKRAIHEEVINKVRQQRSSVAAPKEDDIDPTPSKRKEKQGLSLFTLPFCGSVPLYLFQEYVLLDKSSVQT